A section of the Eublepharis macularius isolate TG4126 chromosome 1, MPM_Emac_v1.0, whole genome shotgun sequence genome encodes:
- the LOC129343888 gene encoding uncharacterized protein LOC129343888, translating to MSGSIPSAVLSAITPRSRSATVRRQSSKILVHQGWGGKRNAAASATKHFTTYQLNKSHGTDFGAGCRESEGVALRRYSRFHIFWQVWDNSVLAAEERRGIPKAPEERDVKAKSVGIRGPLICYTANQANATLDLIIKSGGRPANDLLTLKSEVYLKITFEASGNYLIVKLSLDSPDDLLISSPVAGTNVNRYIQWSEAMVRKTLNALNRMYQDQVPTLRTKQHMNNTAVADSQGMLHIHVID from the exons ATGAGTGGAAGCATCCCCTCGGCCGTCCTGTCAGCAATCACTCCTCGCAGCCGCTCTGCAACGGTACGGAGGCAGAGCAGCAAAATTCTTGTtcaccaggggtggggtgggaagagaaACGCTGCAGCATCTGCCACCAAACATTTTACAA CATATCAACTAAATAAATCACACGGGACAGACTTCGGGGCAGGTTGCCGTGAAAGTGAGGGGGTGGCACTGAGGAGGTACTCACGCTTTCACATCTTCTGGCAGGTTTGGGACAACAGTGTCTTGGCAGCAGAGGAACGGAGAGGGATACCCAAG GCTCCTGAAGAAAGGGACGTAAAGGCTAAGTCTGTCGGGATCAGAGGTCCATTGATTTGTTACACTGCCAATCAAGCCAACGCAACACTGGACTTGATCATCAAATCTGGAGGAAGACCTGCCAACGACTTGCTGACTCTAAAGAGT GAAGTTTATTTAAAGATCACCTTTGAAGCGTCTGGAAACTACTTGATTGTGAAGCTGTCTTTAGACAG CCCTGATGACCTTTTAATTTCTTCACCTGTGGCTGGGACAAAT GTGAACCGTTACATACAGTGGAGTGAAGCTATGGTTAGGAAAACCCTGAATGCGCTGAATC GAATGTACCAAGACCAAGTGCCAACCCTGAGAACCAAGCAGCACATGAACAACACAGCAGTGGCCGactcacag